The Haloarcula sp. DT43 genome includes a region encoding these proteins:
- a CDS encoding ABC transporter ATP-binding protein, with translation MALLEARGVVSGYGDAEILHGVDIDVGAEEIVTIIGPNGAGKSTLMKAIYGLIDCWAGRVTFDGTDITDLRADEVTEQGLCYVPQRENVFPTLTVRENLEMGAYIDADVSEADFQDAFERFPVLRERQNQKAGTMSGGQQQMLALSSALMLDPELLLVDEPSAGLAPDLVDDMFDRLVRIRDETETAILMVEQNARQALSVSDRGYVLDMGENEFAGSGQDLLDSDEVGELYLGG, from the coding sequence ATGGCACTGCTCGAAGCACGGGGCGTTGTCTCCGGATACGGTGACGCGGAAATTCTCCACGGCGTCGACATAGATGTCGGTGCGGAGGAGATCGTCACTATCATCGGTCCGAACGGGGCAGGGAAGTCGACGCTGATGAAGGCTATCTACGGCCTCATCGACTGCTGGGCAGGGCGAGTCACGTTCGACGGAACCGACATTACCGACCTCCGGGCCGACGAGGTGACCGAACAGGGGCTGTGTTACGTCCCCCAGCGGGAGAACGTCTTCCCGACACTCACCGTCCGGGAGAACCTCGAAATGGGGGCGTACATCGACGCGGACGTGAGTGAAGCTGACTTCCAGGACGCCTTCGAGCGGTTCCCGGTTCTCCGTGAGCGACAGAACCAGAAGGCCGGAACCATGTCCGGGGGACAACAGCAGATGCTCGCCCTGTCCTCGGCGCTGATGCTCGACCCAGAACTGCTCCTCGTCGACGAGCCCTCGGCCGGTCTGGCTCCGGACCTTGTAGACGACATGTTTGACCGCCTCGTTCGAATCCGTGACGAAACCGAGACGGCGATTCTCATGGTCGAACAGAACGCGCGTCAAGCGCTGTCAGTCTCGGACAGAGGCTACGTACTGGATATGGGAGAGAACGAGTTCGCCGGGAGCGGACAGGACCTGCTCGACAGCGACGAGGTCGGTGAGCTGTATCTCGGCGGTTAA
- a CDS encoding ABC transporter ATP-binding protein yields the protein MSALLEVEDLRKTFGGIVAVDGATFDIEEGSITGLIGPNGAGKTTTFNLISGFYKPDSGTVRYDGRSLQDLMTASSDEQLIWGGASGLTFGSIGAVAAFGAAGLGTAASLGAGALGAGLGAGVYLGQEQFKATYEGHKFSRPFMLAREGLARTFQITRELSDMTARENLMLAPQQQAGENLANAWFRRDAVAEEERELYERATEMLELLEIDHVAEELAGNLSGGQRKLLELGRVLMLDPKLVLLDEPVAGVNPALTEKLTDRIRALRDEGYTFCIVEHDMEVIMDLCDTIIVMNEGKKLVAGEPATIRDDQRVIDAYLGVD from the coding sequence ATGAGCGCACTTCTCGAAGTAGAGGACCTCCGGAAGACCTTCGGTGGCATCGTTGCCGTCGACGGTGCCACCTTCGACATCGAGGAAGGCTCGATAACGGGGCTTATCGGGCCTAACGGCGCCGGCAAGACAACGACGTTTAATCTCATCAGCGGGTTTTACAAGCCCGACAGCGGGACCGTTCGTTACGACGGGCGGTCGCTACAGGATCTGATGACGGCAAGCAGCGACGAACAGCTCATCTGGGGGGGTGCGTCAGGACTCACCTTCGGGAGCATCGGTGCTGTCGCGGCCTTCGGGGCCGCCGGGCTCGGCACCGCGGCCAGTCTGGGCGCTGGCGCGCTTGGTGCGGGCCTCGGCGCCGGCGTCTACCTCGGACAGGAGCAATTCAAAGCCACATATGAAGGCCACAAATTCAGTCGGCCGTTCATGCTGGCTCGAGAGGGACTGGCCCGGACATTCCAGATTACGCGGGAGCTGAGCGATATGACCGCCCGGGAGAACCTGATGCTCGCCCCCCAGCAACAGGCCGGGGAGAACCTCGCCAACGCGTGGTTCCGCCGTGACGCCGTCGCCGAGGAAGAGAGGGAACTGTACGAGCGGGCGACGGAGATGCTGGAACTGCTCGAAATCGACCACGTCGCCGAAGAACTGGCCGGCAATCTCTCGGGCGGCCAGCGGAAACTGTTGGAACTGGGCCGGGTGCTGATGCTCGACCCGAAACTCGTCCTCCTCGACGAACCGGTCGCGGGCGTCAATCCGGCGCTGACCGAGAAGCTGACCGACCGCATCAGAGCGTTGCGGGACGAGGGATACACCTTCTGTATCGTCGAACACGACATGGAAGTCATCATGGATCTCTGTGATACAATCATCGTCATGAACGAGGGCAAGAAACTGGTCGCAGGCGAACCGGCTACGATTCGGGACGACCAGCGTGTCATCGACGCCTACCTGGGGGTGGACTGA